Within Actinobaculum sp. 313, the genomic segment GTTGCGTGCTTTTATGTCGGCACCACTCCCAGCAGGAGACCCGCTTCTTTCCCCACGCGGAAACGATTGACCTGAGCAACTTAAGGGATCGAGCGTTGGCTCGCATCGCGGTGGATTTGCGGCTGCCCATTTGACGGCCTCGCGCCCGAGGGGGAAGGCTCGGCCGGTAGTCTACGGTTTGCAGTGTCAGTTCCGAGGGGCCCAATGAGTGATTCCACCTTTCAAGCAATAGCCATGATCATCTATTTCGTGGCGATGATTGTGATCGGCTGGTGGGCTTACGGGCGTACCGACGATATGGACGACTATATGCTTGCAGGGCGGGGCTTGAACCCGGCGGTCGCAGCACTGAGCGCGGGTGCTTCCGATATGAGCGGTTGGCTGCTTATGGGGTTGCCGGGAGCACTGTATGCCAGCGGTTTGATCGAACTGTGGATAGCAATCGGATTGACTATAGGTGCCTGGCTGAACTGGCGCTATGTCGCCCCGCGTCTGCGCACGTACACCGAAGTCGCGCGGAACTCAATCACCGTCCCGAGTTTCTTCGACAATCGTCTGCATGACTCCCGCCACCTGCTGCGCTGGGCGTCCGGCCTGATCATCCTGGTGTACTTCACCTTCTATGTATCCGCGAATATGGTGTCAGGCGGCAAATTCTTCGAGTCATCCTTCGGCCTGGATTATCGGCTCGGCGTGACGCTGGTGGCGGGCATTACCGTCATTTACACCTTGGTTGGCGGCTTCCTCGCAGTCTCCTACACGGACTTCGTGCAGGGCATCATGATGGTGAGTGCGCTGATCATGGTGCCCGTGGTGGGCATTATCCACGTCGGCGGTTGGGGTGCTGTGGTCAACACCGTCAGTAAGGTGGATCCGGGATATTGGACGATGTTGGGTGGCGGCGCCTCCGTGTTGGGAATCGTTTCCGCGCTCGGATGGGGCTTGGGGTACTTCGGTCAACCGCATATCATCGTGCGTTTCATGGCAATCAGGACACCCGGCGAGGCGAAGGCGGGGCGGCGGATCGGCATTGGATGGATGCTGCTCGCAGTCATTGGGGCGGCTTTTACTGCCATTGTTGGAGTTGCCGTTTACCAACATGACAAGGGCGAACTCGCCGATTCGGAAGCGGTGTTCATCGCCCTGGGTCAGTTGCTTTTTCACCCGGTGATCGCCGGCTTCATGCTGGCCGCAATTCTGGCAGCGATTATGTCCACGATAGCCTCGCAGTTACTGGTGACGTCATCGGCACTGGTGGAAGACCTCTACCGGTCGATCACCCATAAGAACCCATCGACTAATCGTCTCGTTATGTACTCACGCATGGCGGTACTCGGTGTTGCAGTGGTCGCCGCGGTCATGGCGTGGGAGCGCAACAACACCATTTTGGCTCTGGTGGCCTTCGCCTGGGCCGGCTTCGGAGCCTCGTTCGGTCCTACAGTCCTGCTCAGCCTTTATTGGAAGAAGCTGACCTCCGCCGGAGCGGCAGCCGGTATGGTGACCGGTGCGGTACTGGTGATGATATGGGGCAATATCTCCGGCGGACCGGGCAATATTTTTGACCTTTATGAGATCATCCCCGGCTTCGTCGGCAATCTGTTGGCCGCCGGGTGCGTTTCACGTTTGGGAACGCCACCTCCCGAG encodes:
- the putP gene encoding sodium/proline symporter PutP yields the protein MSDSTFQAIAMIIYFVAMIVIGWWAYGRTDDMDDYMLAGRGLNPAVAALSAGASDMSGWLLMGLPGALYASGLIELWIAIGLTIGAWLNWRYVAPRLRTYTEVARNSITVPSFFDNRLHDSRHLLRWASGLIILVYFTFYVSANMVSGGKFFESSFGLDYRLGVTLVAGITVIYTLVGGFLAVSYTDFVQGIMMVSALIMVPVVGIIHVGGWGAVVNTVSKVDPGYWTMLGGGASVLGIVSALGWGLGYFGQPHIIVRFMAIRTPGEAKAGRRIGIGWMLLAVIGAAFTAIVGVAVYQHDKGELADSEAVFIALGQLLFHPVIAGFMLAAILAAIMSTIASQLLVTSSALVEDLYRSITHKNPSTNRLVMYSRMAVLGVAVVAAVMAWERNNTILALVAFAWAGFGASFGPTVLLSLYWKKLTSAGAAAGMVTGAVLVMIWGNISGGPGNIFDLYEIIPGFVGNLLAAGCVSRLGTPPPEVEEEFDAAVAALSEDRVPSGEGGA